One genomic segment of Deltaproteobacteria bacterium CG11_big_fil_rev_8_21_14_0_20_42_23 includes these proteins:
- a CDS encoding transcriptional regulator, producing the protein MRPKKRDPLLVKVGKKIQEMRIEADLRQEDLEEYGISWKHCQRIEAGTTNTTVQFLYKIAKAFKCHPSDLLP; encoded by the coding sequence ATGAGGCCCAAGAAAAGAGATCCCCTGCTTGTAAAAGTAGGAAAGAAGATACAGGAAATGAGGATTGAAGCCGATTTGAGGCAAGAAGACCTTGAGGAGTATGGCATCAGCTGGAAGCACTGTCAACGCATTGAGGCGGGCACCACCAACACAACAGTACAGTTTCTCTACAAGATAGCAAAAGCCTTCAAATGCCACCCAAGCGATTTGTTACCCTAA